Proteins encoded by one window of Gordonia jinghuaiqii:
- a CDS encoding ABC transporter ATP-binding protein codes for MSTIIEVVDVHKQYGRKVTAVGGVTTTLEAGRATGIVGESGSGKSTLGKMIVGLAAPTSGQVLVDGRDLSRLLERRPGRLEYRRKVQLVAQDTTTTFDPRRIVREAIRRPAQILGGMDVASADSAVDAIVAELGITPELVERYPHQLSGGQRQRLSIARALVVHPDILVCDEAVSALDVSAQAVVLNLLKDYVRTHSLGLVFISHGLPATAFITDDLLVMNQGKVVESGETTAILNRPSNAYTKTLVAAYQAVEEAA; via the coding sequence ATGAGCACCATCATCGAGGTCGTCGACGTGCACAAGCAGTACGGCCGCAAGGTGACCGCGGTCGGCGGCGTGACCACCACGCTCGAAGCCGGCCGGGCGACCGGCATCGTCGGCGAGAGTGGTTCGGGCAAGTCGACTCTGGGCAAGATGATCGTCGGCCTCGCCGCGCCGACATCCGGTCAGGTGCTGGTCGACGGGCGGGATCTGTCCCGTCTGCTGGAGCGGCGGCCCGGGCGACTGGAGTACCGGCGCAAGGTGCAACTCGTCGCCCAGGACACCACCACCACATTCGATCCGCGGCGGATCGTCCGCGAGGCGATCCGACGGCCCGCCCAGATACTGGGCGGGATGGACGTCGCGTCGGCCGACAGCGCCGTCGACGCGATCGTCGCCGAACTCGGGATCACCCCCGAATTGGTCGAACGGTACCCGCACCAGCTCTCCGGCGGTCAGCGACAACGCCTTTCGATCGCTCGGGCGCTGGTCGTGCATCCGGACATCCTGGTGTGCGACGAGGCCGTCAGCGCACTCGACGTGTCGGCGCAGGCGGTGGTCCTCAACCTGCTCAAGGACTACGTCAGGACCCACTCGCTCGGGTTGGTGTTCATCTCGCACGGCCTGCCCGCCACCGCGTTCATCACCGACGACCTCTTGGTGATGAACCAGGGCAAGGTCGTCGAGTCGGGTGAGACCACGGCGATCCTGAACAGACCGTCGAATGCGTACACCAAGACGCTGGTCGCCGCGTACCAGGCCGTCGAAGAAGCCGCCTGA
- a CDS encoding oxygenase MpaB family protein, translating to MTSASTHENDEITPLGPDSVAWNVFGDLTFVLGAPRRLLIDVAHPVVATGVREFSVFESDPYGRAERTLNMIMGVVYGRDDAIEMAHRLRERHRDIKGQNPDGSRWSSLNPEAFHWVHASLVHGVYTQQKELGRGWRPGEVEQFYLEMRRVGLMYGVREQDMPADWQAFCDWFDEMTRTELERSDITDRVFGVVSSPKPPPHVPVLRRPIVWNTLVRPVAGLVLSTVTAGLLTPELRELLGVDWGRGRRTLFRLISFQSRLVIPRLPKSVRMVPHARQAARAAR from the coding sequence ATGACATCGGCGTCCACGCACGAGAACGACGAGATCACGCCACTGGGTCCGGATTCGGTGGCCTGGAACGTCTTCGGCGATCTCACCTTCGTGCTGGGCGCGCCACGCCGGCTGCTCATCGACGTCGCTCATCCCGTCGTGGCGACCGGCGTGCGCGAGTTCTCCGTCTTCGAGTCCGACCCGTACGGACGCGCCGAGCGCACCCTGAACATGATCATGGGCGTCGTCTACGGCCGGGACGACGCGATCGAGATGGCGCACCGCCTGCGTGAACGGCATCGTGACATCAAGGGCCAGAATCCGGACGGCTCCCGCTGGAGTTCGCTGAATCCCGAGGCGTTCCACTGGGTTCACGCGAGTCTCGTGCACGGCGTCTACACCCAGCAGAAGGAACTCGGCCGCGGCTGGCGGCCCGGGGAGGTCGAGCAGTTCTACCTCGAGATGCGTCGGGTCGGCCTCATGTACGGCGTGCGCGAGCAGGACATGCCCGCCGACTGGCAGGCGTTCTGCGACTGGTTCGACGAGATGACGCGGACCGAGCTGGAACGCTCCGACATCACCGACCGCGTCTTCGGCGTGGTGAGTTCACCCAAGCCCCCACCACATGTCCCGGTGCTGCGGCGCCCGATCGTATGGAACACCCTGGTCCGTCCGGTCGCCGGACTCGTGCTCTCCACGGTCACCGCCGGACTGCTCACCCCGGAGTTGCGCGAGCTCCTGGGCGTCGACTGGGGTCGTGGCCGCCGCACGTTGTTCCGCCTGATCTCATTCCAGTCCCGGCTCGTCATCCCGCGTCTCCCGAAATCGGTGCGCATGGTGCCGCACGCCAGGCAGGCGGCCCGCGCCGCACGGTGA
- a CDS encoding esterase/lipase family protein, with amino-acid sequence MLKLDRLTAIVTAAVTCTMMATIAVPAVIGSGLAAAAPSGKHPVSWDFRSAIPGMLDQTLDANWAPPGANDPTCKLTKERPNPVVLLNATATTQWAYTAGAPYLANRGYCVYTFNYGNITPVPSFPFQGLADIEASAREVSRKIDGIMRRTGAKKVDLVGWSQGGGLLPHYYIDFLGGDKKVDKLIGIAPGNHGSTGNMLTYLRYFIPPFGPVGYDIFKALFPAFAQQTQYSDLVRKVYGNGDTRPGPHYTTIVTKYDEIATPFTNGFLEGDNVTNILLQEDCPVDLSEHLAIAYSERAWRHVKNALTPAEATRVPCFQVDPVYPGMSEGR; translated from the coding sequence ATGCTGAAGTTGGATCGGCTGACAGCGATTGTCACCGCAGCAGTGACGTGCACGATGATGGCCACGATCGCGGTCCCCGCCGTCATCGGTTCCGGGCTTGCCGCGGCCGCACCATCCGGGAAACACCCGGTCTCGTGGGACTTCCGGTCCGCGATCCCCGGCATGCTCGACCAGACACTCGATGCCAACTGGGCCCCACCCGGCGCCAACGACCCCACGTGCAAGCTCACCAAGGAGCGCCCGAACCCGGTCGTCCTCCTCAACGCCACCGCCACCACGCAGTGGGCGTACACGGCGGGCGCGCCGTACCTGGCGAATCGCGGGTACTGCGTCTACACGTTCAACTACGGCAACATCACGCCGGTACCGAGTTTCCCGTTTCAGGGCCTCGCCGACATCGAGGCCTCCGCGCGCGAGGTGTCGCGCAAGATCGACGGCATCATGCGCCGTACCGGTGCGAAGAAGGTGGACCTGGTCGGCTGGTCGCAGGGCGGTGGGCTGTTGCCGCACTACTACATCGACTTCCTCGGCGGCGACAAGAAGGTCGACAAGCTGATCGGCATCGCGCCCGGCAATCACGGATCGACCGGTAACATGCTCACCTACCTGCGGTATTTCATCCCACCGTTCGGTCCGGTCGGCTATGACATCTTCAAGGCGCTGTTCCCGGCCTTCGCCCAGCAGACACAGTATTCCGACCTCGTACGCAAGGTCTACGGCAACGGCGACACCAGACCCGGGCCGCACTACACGACCATCGTGACCAAGTACGACGAGATCGCGACGCCGTTCACCAACGGTTTCCTCGAGGGCGACAACGTCACGAACATCCTTCTGCAGGAGGATTGCCCGGTCGATCTGTCCGAGCATCTGGCGATCGCATACAGCGAGCGCGCCTGGCGGCATGTCAAGAACGCGCTGACGCCGGCCGAGGCGACGCGCGTCCCCTGCTTCCAGGTAGATCCCGTCTATCCCGGGATGAGTGAGGGTCGATGA
- a CDS encoding acyl-CoA synthetase — protein sequence MVSVTGAVGTVVESAQDAFGAFKVLKRSGLLDPTRPKELLTTVKRAKVIGPCASVVAHGADEYPEADAVVDERGELTFGQLNAQANALANSLLAAGIEPGSVIGVLARDHRGLLTTMSAAGKAGYRLAMMNTGFGKAQFVEVAQREKIVAMLYDEEFTDLADALPADTLRIVTWVDGERPIADGVRTLADIAAGGDTSTPPEPADFGGLVILTSGTTGLPKGAQRSKMSPFASALLLDRIPFPQRGAMVIVSPIFHSTGFALWGVGTALGNKTVVMRRFDAEKTLAALAEHKAEVLVAVPTMLHRMVALGPEVIKKYDLSALRIIVIAGSALSPTLSEAVQDTFGDVLYNLYGSTEVAVASVAKPAELRLAPGTVGRPPVTSRLALFDDNGQRVSGTNVRGRLFVRNGAPFEGYTDGRNKEIIDGFMSTGDMARFDEHGLLHIDGRDDDMIVSGGENVYPLEVENLLGEHPDIDDVAVIGVDDDEYGKRLRAFIVAAPNADPGPEDIKAHVKSHLARYKVPRDVVFVDELPRNPTGKLVRRQLPTGPL from the coding sequence ATGGTCTCGGTGACCGGTGCGGTCGGCACTGTGGTCGAATCAGCACAGGATGCCTTCGGTGCGTTCAAGGTGCTGAAGCGATCCGGCCTGCTCGACCCGACGCGGCCCAAGGAGCTCCTGACGACGGTCAAGCGCGCGAAGGTCATCGGCCCGTGCGCGTCGGTCGTCGCCCACGGTGCCGACGAGTATCCCGAGGCGGACGCTGTCGTCGACGAACGTGGCGAACTGACCTTCGGCCAACTGAATGCCCAGGCCAACGCACTGGCCAACTCGCTGCTGGCGGCGGGGATCGAGCCCGGATCGGTCATCGGTGTCCTGGCGCGCGACCATCGCGGCCTCCTGACCACGATGAGCGCCGCGGGAAAGGCCGGCTATCGGCTGGCGATGATGAACACGGGTTTCGGCAAGGCGCAGTTCGTGGAGGTCGCGCAGCGGGAGAAGATCGTCGCGATGCTCTACGACGAGGAGTTCACCGACCTCGCCGACGCACTGCCCGCCGACACACTACGCATCGTGACCTGGGTGGACGGTGAGCGCCCGATCGCCGACGGCGTCCGTACCCTCGCCGACATCGCGGCCGGCGGCGACACGTCGACCCCGCCCGAACCTGCCGATTTCGGCGGCCTGGTGATCCTGACCAGCGGCACCACCGGACTGCCCAAGGGGGCGCAACGGTCCAAGATGTCGCCGTTCGCCAGCGCCCTGCTGCTCGACCGCATCCCGTTCCCGCAGCGAGGCGCCATGGTGATCGTCTCGCCGATCTTCCACTCCACCGGCTTCGCGCTCTGGGGCGTGGGCACCGCGCTGGGGAACAAGACGGTGGTGATGCGGCGCTTCGATGCCGAGAAGACTCTTGCCGCACTCGCCGAGCACAAGGCCGAGGTGCTCGTCGCCGTCCCGACGATGCTGCACCGGATGGTCGCCCTCGGGCCCGAGGTCATCAAGAAATACGACCTGTCCGCCCTGCGGATCATCGTCATCGCGGGATCGGCCCTGTCGCCGACACTCTCGGAGGCCGTCCAGGACACCTTCGGCGACGTGCTCTACAACCTGTACGGTTCCACCGAGGTAGCGGTGGCATCGGTGGCCAAACCCGCCGAGTTGCGGCTCGCGCCGGGGACGGTGGGCCGCCCACCGGTCACGAGCCGGCTCGCACTCTTCGACGACAACGGTCAGCGTGTCTCCGGAACCAACGTCCGCGGAAGGCTTTTCGTCCGCAACGGGGCCCCCTTCGAGGGATACACCGACGGACGCAACAAGGAGATCATCGACGGTTTCATGTCCACCGGCGACATGGCACGGTTCGACGAGCACGGACTGCTGCACATCGACGGGCGCGACGACGACATGATCGTCTCCGGCGGAGAGAACGTGTACCCGCTCGAGGTCGAGAACCTACTCGGCGAGCACCCCGACATCGACGACGTCGCGGTCATCGGCGTCGACGACGACGAATACGGAAAGAGGTTGCGCGCGTTCATCGTTGCCGCGCCGAATGCAGACCCCGGGCCCGAGGACATCAAGGCTCACGTGAAGTCGCACCTCGCCCGGTACAAGGTGCCGCGTGACGTCGTGTTCGTCGACGAGCTGCCACGCAACCCGACGGGCAAGCTCGTACGCAGGCAGTTGCCGACCGGACCCCTGTGA
- a CDS encoding NtaA/DmoA family FMN-dependent monooxygenase (This protein belongs to a clade of FMN-dependent monooxygenases, within a broader family of flavin-dependent oxidoreductases, the luciferase-like monooxygenase (LMM) family, some of whose members use coenzyme F420 rather than FMN.), with the protein MFHMGWFLGDGFGIHPWSPTNGDGPWTGTNATDWMKPGIYVDMATSLERAGFDYILIEDTSMVEDSYNQSSETSLRRGFMAPKNDPLPLVPLMTQVTKHIGIVPTVSTIQYPPFLAARAFTTLDHLTEGRVGMNVVTSVTDRVAQNFGYERHLEHDERYDMAMEWIDVVKALENSWDDGAVIADPIAGIYADHTKVNPIEFVGKYFKCRGPLNTIPGPQRNVPVCSAGSSELGRVLAANYDDTQIAIVKDAADAKTYRQDIRARAAAAGRNPDDIKILFIATPTIAATDAEAHAAYEAAQAFRKTDKAIEYNLWNMSYTSGGRIDFGAIDPDTKVGDIDLSKQNGEYTSIAGLFGGREDETLREVVASSFQVKDMGLVGSPSTVADKMGEIMEEAGGDGFLFYLPTTRMNLAMVSDGLAPELRRRGLIREEYTGSTLKENLTAF; encoded by the coding sequence ATGTTCCATATGGGTTGGTTCCTCGGCGACGGTTTCGGCATTCACCCCTGGAGCCCGACGAACGGTGACGGTCCGTGGACCGGCACCAACGCCACCGACTGGATGAAGCCGGGCATCTACGTGGACATGGCGACGAGCCTGGAGCGTGCCGGCTTCGACTACATCCTCATCGAGGACACCTCGATGGTGGAGGACTCCTACAACCAGTCGTCGGAGACCTCGTTGCGCCGCGGATTCATGGCGCCCAAGAACGATCCGCTACCCCTGGTGCCGCTGATGACCCAGGTCACCAAGCACATCGGGATCGTCCCGACGGTCTCCACCATCCAGTACCCGCCGTTCCTCGCCGCCCGCGCCTTCACCACCCTCGACCACCTGACCGAGGGTCGCGTCGGCATGAACGTGGTCACCAGCGTCACCGACCGGGTCGCCCAGAACTTCGGCTACGAACGGCATCTCGAGCACGACGAACGTTACGACATGGCGATGGAATGGATCGACGTCGTCAAGGCGCTGGAGAACTCCTGGGACGACGGCGCGGTCATCGCCGACCCGATCGCCGGCATCTACGCCGATCACACCAAGGTGAACCCGATCGAGTTCGTCGGCAAGTACTTCAAGTGCCGCGGTCCGCTCAACACGATCCCCGGTCCGCAGCGCAACGTCCCGGTGTGTTCGGCGGGTAGCTCGGAGCTCGGTCGCGTGCTCGCCGCCAACTACGACGACACCCAGATCGCCATCGTCAAGGATGCCGCGGACGCGAAGACCTACCGCCAGGACATCCGTGCCCGTGCCGCTGCTGCCGGACGCAACCCCGACGACATCAAGATCCTCTTCATCGCTACGCCGACCATCGCGGCCACCGATGCCGAGGCCCACGCTGCCTACGAAGCAGCCCAGGCTTTCCGCAAGACGGACAAGGCCATCGAGTACAACCTGTGGAACATGTCGTACACCTCGGGTGGTCGCATCGACTTCGGTGCCATCGATCCGGACACCAAGGTCGGCGACATCGATCTGTCCAAGCAGAACGGCGAGTACACCTCGATCGCCGGACTGTTCGGTGGGCGCGAGGACGAGACGCTGCGCGAGGTCGTCGCGAGCAGCTTCCAGGTCAAGGACATGGGCCTCGTCGGCTCGCCGTCCACCGTCGCGGACAAGATGGGCGAGATCATGGAAGAGGCCGGTGGCGACGGTTTCCTGTTCTACCTGCCCACCACCCGCATGAATCTCGCGATGGTGTCCGACGGTCTCGCGCCGGAGCTGCGTCGTCGCGGGTTGATCCGCGAGGAGTACACCGGGTCCACCCTGAAGGAGAACCTCACCGCATTCTGA
- a CDS encoding competence/damage-inducible protein A → MSVRAGIVVTGTEVLTGRISDQNGPWVSERLLDLGVDVAHITICGDRPADLTAQLRFLAEVGVDLIVTTGGLGPTADDLTVATVAGFCGRELLLDAELEEHIASIIRRWRGATVDVDAGPTRAGIRKQAYVPVGAVAIPPTGTAPGVVIPPATGLPAIVILPGPPGELQAMWPAAVAAPAVAEVLSHADDLQQATIRAYGLQEAELAETLRSAEAEIADFDRLEITTCLRRGELDMVTRFAAGDAPVYDALLAYLTERHGPQIFSTDGSTIEDHLIGALDGRVIATAESCTGGLIAARLTDRPGSSAYVMGGVVSYSNEAKTDLIDVPAVLIATHGAVSEEVAAAMAEGARGRLRADVAVSTTGIAGPDGGTEDKPVGTVCFGIAIAGRPTVTVRRRFPGDRERVRALTTTAALHLLVRELRSPAP, encoded by the coding sequence GTGAGTGTGCGTGCAGGGATCGTCGTCACCGGAACCGAGGTCTTGACCGGCCGGATCTCCGACCAGAACGGACCGTGGGTGTCCGAACGGCTTCTCGACCTCGGCGTGGACGTCGCCCACATCACCATCTGCGGCGACCGGCCGGCAGACCTGACCGCCCAGTTGAGGTTCCTCGCCGAGGTGGGCGTGGACCTGATCGTCACCACCGGCGGCCTCGGCCCCACCGCCGACGACCTGACGGTGGCGACCGTCGCCGGTTTCTGCGGGCGTGAGCTGCTCCTCGACGCCGAACTCGAAGAACACATCGCCTCGATCATCCGACGCTGGCGCGGAGCCACGGTCGACGTCGACGCCGGACCCACCCGCGCCGGGATCCGCAAACAGGCGTACGTCCCGGTGGGTGCCGTGGCGATCCCGCCGACGGGGACCGCCCCCGGCGTGGTCATCCCGCCTGCAACCGGACTGCCCGCCATCGTCATCCTGCCCGGCCCGCCCGGTGAACTGCAGGCGATGTGGCCGGCCGCGGTGGCCGCCCCCGCGGTCGCCGAGGTGTTGTCGCACGCCGACGACCTGCAACAGGCGACCATCCGCGCCTACGGCCTGCAGGAGGCAGAGCTCGCCGAGACCCTTCGATCCGCCGAAGCCGAGATCGCGGACTTCGACCGGCTCGAGATCACCACCTGCCTCCGGCGCGGCGAACTCGACATGGTGACCCGGTTCGCCGCCGGCGACGCCCCCGTCTACGACGCCCTTCTGGCCTACCTCACCGAACGTCACGGACCTCAGATCTTCTCGACCGACGGTTCCACCATCGAGGACCACCTGATCGGTGCGCTCGACGGCCGGGTGATCGCAACGGCAGAATCCTGCACCGGCGGACTCATCGCCGCCCGGCTCACGGACCGTCCCGGGTCGTCGGCCTACGTGATGGGCGGCGTCGTCTCCTACTCCAACGAGGCCAAGACCGACCTCATCGACGTGCCCGCCGTGCTCATCGCAACGCACGGCGCGGTCAGCGAGGAGGTCGCCGCGGCGATGGCCGAAGGTGCTCGTGGGCGCCTGCGGGCCGACGTGGCCGTGTCGACCACCGGCATCGCGGGCCCCGACGGCGGCACCGAGGACAAACCCGTCGGCACCGTGTGTTTCGGCATCGCCATCGCCGGACGCCCCACGGTGACCGTCAGGCGTCGCTTCCCCGGTGATCGTGAACGGGTCCGCGCACTGACCACGACCGCGGCTTTACATCTGCTGGTGCGGGAACTGCGTTCTCCGGCACCCTGA
- a CDS encoding ABC transporter ATP-binding protein, with protein MTAPVLEVTDLTIRYGGVEKVHPSSFTVGTAERVAIVGESGSGKSSIANALGGFIPPNVGEVSAATMSLSGRPLLDGTPARIPHRREGISMIFQDAMSSLDPIWSVGSQLMAVLPKSVHGSRKARAAAAGQRLEQVGITDPSRVMSSVPGQLSGGMRQRVMMAIALASEPELLIADEPTSALDASLAVTVMELMTELTISNGASLVFITHDIALARRFADKILVMRDGDIVESVAARELDHATHPYTRGLLECMPTLGSAQLDRLPTLDTVMLEESAA; from the coding sequence GTGACGGCCCCGGTTCTCGAGGTCACCGACCTGACGATCCGCTACGGCGGCGTGGAGAAGGTCCACCCGAGCTCCTTCACGGTCGGTACCGCAGAGCGCGTCGCGATCGTCGGCGAATCGGGTTCGGGCAAGTCCAGCATCGCCAACGCACTCGGCGGCTTCATCCCGCCGAATGTGGGCGAGGTGTCGGCCGCGACGATGTCGCTGTCCGGACGGCCGCTGCTCGACGGGACACCCGCGCGCATCCCGCACCGGCGCGAGGGCATCTCGATGATCTTCCAGGACGCGATGAGTTCGCTCGACCCCATCTGGTCGGTCGGCAGCCAGCTGATGGCAGTACTGCCGAAGTCGGTCCACGGTTCGCGTAAGGCGCGTGCCGCGGCCGCCGGGCAGCGGCTCGAACAGGTCGGCATCACCGACCCGTCGCGGGTGATGTCATCGGTGCCCGGCCAGTTGTCCGGCGGTATGCGCCAGCGCGTGATGATGGCGATCGCGCTCGCGTCCGAACCCGAGCTGCTGATCGCCGACGAGCCCACCAGCGCACTCGACGCGTCGCTGGCGGTCACGGTGATGGAGCTGATGACCGAGCTCACCATCAGCAACGGCGCCTCGCTGGTCTTCATCACCCACGACATCGCGCTCGCACGACGATTCGCCGACAAGATCCTGGTGATGCGCGACGGCGACATCGTGGAGAGCGTTGCCGCCCGGGAGCTCGACCACGCAACGCACCCGTACACCCGCGGATTGCTGGAATGCATGCCGACGCTCGGGTCGGCACAGCTCGATCGTCTCCCGACGCTGGACACGGTCATGCTCGAGGAGAGTGCGGCATGA